Within the Acidobacteriota bacterium genome, the region CGGTTTAATCGCGGGCAATGGCCGCTTCCCCTTTCTAGTACTCGACGGCGCGCGCCGCGCCGGTGTCGAAATGGCCGTGGCCGCCATCTCGGAAGAAACCGACCCGCGCCTCGCCGAAATGGCGCAGACCATCGAATGGCTGGGCGTCGGCCAACTCGGCAAGCTCATCAAGTTCCTCAAACGCGCGGGCGTCACCCACGCGATCATGGCCGGGCAAGTCAAACACGTCCAGGTTTTCAAACTCAACGCGCTGCCCGATTTGCGCATGGCGCGGATGCTGGCGCGCTTGAAACGGCGCAACACCGACGCCTTGCTGGGCGCGGTCGCCGACGAACTCGCCAGCGAAGGTATCACGCTGCTTGATTCGACCACCTTCCTGCAACCGCTGCTCGCCCGCGCGAGCACGCTCACCAAGCGCGCGCCGAATAAACACGAACTGGCCGACATCGAATATGGCCTGCACGTCGCCCACGAACTCGCGCGGCTGGATTTGGGCCAAACCATCGTCGTCAAAGACCAAGCGGTCGTCGCGCTCGAAGCGATGGAAGGCACCGATGCCACCATTCGCCGCGCTTCGGAACTGGTGCGCGGGCGACCGCTCACCGTCATCAAAGTCGCCAAGCCGAATCAGGATATGCGCTTTGATGTGCCGGTGATCGGCCTGCAAACTATCGAGACGCTGAAAGTTTGTCACGTGACAGCGATGTCATTGACGGCGGATAAGACGCTGATCTTTGATCGCCAAGAAACGCTGCTGGCAGCAGATAAGAGCAAGATTGCGTTGGTGGCGCGGTGATTACTTCCACAAAGAGACACGAACGGGCACGAAGCATTTTGGAAACATTCGTGCCCGTTCGTGTCTCTTGTATGTTCGACAAGCTGCTAGCTTGTCGAACTTTTGGCCCACACCCTGTGGGAACAACGAAGACGCTGCAAGCCAACATCGTGGCTGACCCGTTTCGGTTTGATATCCAAGCTGCGACAAGCTGCCAGCTTGTCGCACAACTTAGCGTCTTCGTGGAAGGTTATCCTGAAACTTTCGCTGGTGTTCTAGCGGTGTGTTGCTGCGTTATGAAGAATTTTCGGCCTCAAATCCCGCCGTGCTATATTCACCCGCTGAGCGTATCGGCTGGCGCAAGGTTAAGACATAGATCAAGCAAGAAGAAAAGGAGCAACCATGAGAACGGAATTGCTGCGATTTAACGGAGGTGTCAAGCGAGATCCCGCCATTGATGCTTGGATGAAAGAACATCCAGGTGAATTGGGAGCCATCGCGCATCAGTGGTTTGAAGTGATGCGTGAGTGCGGGGACGAAGTCCGGGAGCTTTTACATGACGGCTGTCCAGTTGCATGTCTGGGAGATGCGCCCTTCGGCTATGTCAATGTATTCACCTCGCACGTCAACGTGGGGTTCTTTCACGGCGCAGCGTTGTCAGATCCGGCTCGCTTGTTGCAAGGCAATGGCAAATCCATGCGCCATGTGAAGCTGAGACCTGGAGCAGCCACAAGCGCCGCAGCGCTAAGCAGGCTCATAAATACGGCGTACTCGGATATAAAGGCGCGTGTCGAAAACGGCTAGTGACCTGCTGAGCGGCAACACAAGATTCGGACACTACAAAACTTTCGGCCCGCGCATCTTTTCCGCAAACATTGGCGGAAACGCCCGCGCCCGTCCTTGGCTATTCATCACAATGTGGTGCGTCTCGCCTGCGGCCAGCAACAATCCGTCACTCGCCCGCACAATTTCATAGGCAAAGCTGATCGCCCGGCTGCGCAATTCCAGCAGGCGCGAACGCACGATCAATTCGTCGTCATAGCGCGCCGGGTTGCGATACTTCACGCGGCACTCGGTGACGGGCAGAAAGGCGTCGGCTTCTTTTTCCATGTCGCGGTAGTTAAAGCCATAGTCACGGCACCATTCGACGCGCCCGACCTCAAACCAGATCAGGTAATTTGCGTGATAGACCACGCCCGCTTGATCGGTCTCGGCATAGCGCACGCGCACGCGCGTTTCGCTCCACTCATGATTTTGTGATCCTGTCATAGCTTTTCCCCGTATGTCCCACATGCTGGTACAGTACCGCGTGAAGTCAAAAAGGATCACGGTCATTTGATGAACGTCGAATTGTTAGTGAAACTCAGTCCCGTGGTGGTCGCCACGTTGCACGGTTACGGCGCGGCTTGGCTGGCGGTGCGGATGCTGTTTCGCCCGCGCCAGCCGCATTACATTTTCGGCTGGCAAATTCCGCTGACGCCAGGGATGCTGCCGAAAGAGCGGGCGCGCTTCATCGTCGCCCTCTCCGGAGCCATTGCCGAACGCCTGCTCAACATCGAAGTCATCGCCGCCGAATTGACCAAGCTCGATCTCGAAAGCGAAATCGCCGCGCTGGCCCAACGCGAATACACCAGCTTCACCAGCAATGAAACTGCACTGCAAGCCATCACCGAACACATGCGCGAGCGGCTCATCCAGCTTAGCCAGGCGGAAGAACCCAAGCAGGCCATCGTCCGTCAATTGCGCGGGATGATTGACCGCCAAACCGCCACTGCCGGGTTCGTGCGCCGCCTGGCCGCCGAATACTTGCTCGATCAGGAAACGCTGTACGCGCTGGTGGGCCGCGCGCTCGAAGGCCTGGCCGATGGCATCGCCGAAAGCTCTTATGTGCGCCACACCGTCAGCGAAGCGCTGGCGCAAATGCCGCAAAAGCTGCTCAAAGGGAATCGCCTCGTTTCGTCTTCCGCGATTGCCGATCTAGTCGAAACGCTCAGCCGCAAACTGGACGTGCGCGCCATCTTGATGAACCGCCTGAACGCCTTTTCCAATGAAGACATGGAAAACCTGGTCATGGAAACCG harbors:
- the lpxI gene encoding UDP-2,3-diacylglucosamine diphosphatase LpxI (LpxI, functionally equivalent to LpxH, replaces it in LPS biosynthesis in a minority of bacteria.); this encodes MRNPQSVCGLIAGNGRFPFLVLDGARRAGVEMAVAAISEETDPRLAEMAQTIEWLGVGQLGKLIKFLKRAGVTHAIMAGQVKHVQVFKLNALPDLRMARMLARLKRRNTDALLGAVADELASEGITLLDSTTFLQPLLARASTLTKRAPNKHELADIEYGLHVAHELARLDLGQTIVVKDQAVVALEAMEGTDATIRRASELVRGRPLTVIKVAKPNQDMRFDVPVIGLQTIETLKVCHVTAMSLTADKTLIFDRQETLLAADKSKIALVAR
- a CDS encoding DUF1801 domain-containing protein — encoded protein: MRTELLRFNGGVKRDPAIDAWMKEHPGELGAIAHQWFEVMRECGDEVRELLHDGCPVACLGDAPFGYVNVFTSHVNVGFFHGAALSDPARLLQGNGKSMRHVKLRPGAATSAAALSRLINTAYSDIKARVENG
- a CDS encoding acyl-CoA thioesterase gives rise to the protein MTGSQNHEWSETRVRVRYAETDQAGVVYHANYLIWFEVGRVEWCRDYGFNYRDMEKEADAFLPVTECRVKYRNPARYDDELIVRSRLLELRSRAISFAYEIVRASDGLLLAAGETHHIVMNSQGRARAFPPMFAEKMRGPKVL
- a CDS encoding DUF445 family protein, which produces MNVELLVKLSPVVVATLHGYGAAWLAVRMLFRPRQPHYIFGWQIPLTPGMLPKERARFIVALSGAIAERLLNIEVIAAELTKLDLESEIAALAQREYTSFTSNETALQAITEHMRERLIQLSQAEEPKQAIVRQLRGMIDRQTATAGFVRRLAAEYLLDQETLYALVGRALEGLADGIAESSYVRHTVSEALAQMPQKLLKGNRLVSSSAIADLVETLSRKLDVRAILMNRLNAFSNEDMENLVMETAGREIKAIVWFGAGIGLVVGVLQTALNFVW